A region of Maridesulfovibrio sp. DNA encodes the following proteins:
- the tssE gene encoding type VI secretion system baseplate subunit TssE translates to MTTQRLLERIRFMEEDPDWRDSAEPGQVVKSVLDYLRMILNTRQGNAQIAPDFGVPDFTSMIGATGLDAVRSIEESMTEVILKYEPRLANVNIKFVPMEDNPLALHFKLQAKLALEGQDMPVVFETVLDPDGQISVKDN, encoded by the coding sequence TTGACCACCCAGCGACTTCTTGAACGTATCCGCTTCATGGAAGAGGACCCGGACTGGCGTGATAGCGCCGAGCCGGGACAGGTGGTCAAGTCTGTTCTTGATTATCTGCGCATGATTCTGAATACGCGGCAGGGAAATGCTCAGATCGCCCCGGATTTCGGGGTGCCGGATTTCACTTCCATGATCGGGGCCACCGGGCTGGATGCTGTACGCTCCATTGAGGAATCAATGACCGAGGTCATCCTCAAGTATGAACCCCGGCTGGCAAACGTAAACATCAAGTTTGTGCCTATGGAGGACAACCCTCTGGCTCTGCATTTTAAGCTGCAGGCCAAGCTGGCCCTCGAAGGTCAGGACATGCCCGTAGTGTTCGAGACGGTCCTTGATCCGGACGGTCAGATTTCAGTAAAAGATAACTAG